From a single Salmo salar chromosome ssa22, Ssal_v3.1, whole genome shotgun sequence genomic region:
- the LOC106583289 gene encoding insulin-like growth factor-binding protein 6, producing MLLYPDLLALLFLQLALSSPWTLASRLPPLSGGNPSSKGSQVARAPTQRQQSGELSTTVLALGEPCGVYTLSCARGLRCTPPLGSPSPLQALLQGRGVCSNASGPSPSERPQPTATHPTPSEDLEKAPCRRLLNTVLKGLQPLVFQSDCADIYMPNCDKHGFFRKKQCRSSRGMHRGHCWCVDKSGIPTPSHTSPEGTLICDNA from the exons ATGCTTCTGTACCCTGACCTTCTGGCCCTACTGTTCCTCCAGCTTGCCCTCTCCAGCCCATGGACACTAGCCTCCCGGCTGCCTCCTCTCAGTGGAGGGAATCCCTCCAGTAAGGGCTCCCAGGTGGCCAGGGCCCCCACACAGAGGCAGCAGTCTGGGGAGCTCAGTACCACTGTCCTGGCCCTGGGGGAGCCCTGTGGGGTCTACACTCTGAGCTGTGCACGTGGACTCCGCTGCACCCCACCACTGGGGTCCCCCAGCCCCCTCCAGGCCCTGCTGCAGGGCAGAGGAGTCTGTAGCAACGCCAGTGGGCCCAGCCCTTCTGAGAGGCCCCAGCCCACAG CCACACACCCAACACCCAGTGAAGACCTGGAGAAG gcTCCATGCCGTAGGCTGCTTAACACTGTACTTAAAGGTCTGCAGCCCCTGGTCTTCCAGTCAGACTGTGCTGATATATATATGCCCAACTGTGACAAGCATGGTTTCTTCAGAAAGAAGCAG TGTCGGTCGTCTCGGGGCATGCATCGCGGTCACTGCTGGTGTGTGGACAAGAGTGGCATACCAACCCCATCACACACAAGCCCAGAGGGCACCCTGATCTGTGACAACGCATGA